One Pyxicephalus adspersus chromosome 3, UCB_Pads_2.0, whole genome shotgun sequence genomic window carries:
- the LOC140327343 gene encoding probable N-acetyltransferase camello → MADYIIRKYRNQDYHAVRKLFAQGMLDYVPGTVSYILKLPQVYCTILASSITLQLYYRSYILSLFSAGTFLVAIRCLLTLAIYQFIKKCHNGDLLNIDESYIQRPNSCFWVAESGGRIVGIVGVQPAPNSNNDMILRRLSVAKDQQRRGIAKALCMMVFDFARQRGYQHVTLDTSTIQVSAHKLYQHLGFKTTKIIPSRSRLGRLANMSVVYYSYEV, encoded by the coding sequence ATGGCTGACTACATCATACGGAAATACAGAAACCAGGATTACCATGCTGTTCGTAAACTGTTTGCCCAAGGAATGTTGGATTACGTTCCTGGCACTGTCTCGTACATATTGAAGCTCCCACAAGTCTACTGCACCATCTTGGCCTCATCCATCACATTGCAGCTGTATTATCGATCCTACATCTTATCTCTATTCAGTGCTGGAACTTTCTTGGTTGCAATCCGTTGTCTTTTAACCTTAGCAATTTACCAGTTTATAAAGAAATGCCACAATGGAGATTTACTAAACATTGATGAATCTTATATTCAAAGACCCAACTCCTGCTTCTGGGTAGCTGAGTCCGGTGGCCGTATTGTTGGCATAGTGGGTGTCCAACCAGCACCAAACTCCAACAACGACATGATTTTGCGACGCTTGTCCGTGGCTAAAGACCAGCAACGCAGAGGTATCGCCAAGGCTCTGTGTATGATGGTCTTTGACTTTGCTCGCCAACGAGGATATCAGCATGTAACTCTAGACACATCAACCATACAAGTATCTGCTCATAAGCTCTATCAACACTTAGGTTTCAAGACAACCAAAATAATACCAAGCAGAAGTAGACTTGGAAGGTTAGCAAATATGTCTGTGGTGTATTACAGCTATGAAGTCTag
- the LOC140327574 gene encoding probable N-acetyltransferase camello translates to MADYTIRKYNNGDYDAVRDLFGQGMSGYVPGTTMYMLKLPQVYGTILASFIIVQLFFHSYFLSLLSVGMLLATVHCVMLFACRALIKKSLNEDLLNIVETYIWKPNSCFWVAESDGRIVGMVGAQPAPNSDINMTLRRLSVSKDQQRRGIAKALCMTVFNFAQQGGYKRVILDTSTFQINAHKLYQRLGFRITKIIPSRSRLGRFAKMSVVFYSYDL, encoded by the coding sequence ATGGCTGACTACACCATACGGAAATACAACAATGGGGATTACGATGCTGTTCGTGACCTGTTTGGTCAAGGAATGTCGGGTTACGTTCCTGGCACTACCATGTACATGTTGAAGCTTCCCCAAGTCTATGGCACCATTCTGGCATCATTCATCATTGTACAGTTGTTTTTCCATTCTTACTTTTTGTCTTTGTTGAGTGTTGGGATGCTTTTGGCAACAGTTCATTGTGTTATGTTATTTGCTTGTCGTGCATTGATAAAGAAAAGTCTCAATGAAGATTTACTGAACATTGTAGAAACTTACATTTGGAAACCCAACTCCTGCTTCTGGGTAGCCGAATCTGATGGTCGGATTGTAGGGATGGTGGGTGCCCAGCCTGCTCCGAATTCTGACATCAACATGACACTAAGACGCCTTTCTGTGTCTAAAGACCAGCAACGCCGAGGGATTGCCAAGGCCCTGTGCATGACGGTTTTTAATTTTGCTCAGCAGGGAGGATACAAACGAGTTATTCTAGATACATCAACTTTCCAAATCAATGCGCATAAACTGTATCAACGTTTGGGTTTCAGAATAACAAAGATAATACCAAGCAGAAGTAGACTGGGCCGTTTTGCAAAAATGTCTGTGGTGTTCTACAGCTATGACctctag